A window of the Amaranthus tricolor cultivar Red isolate AtriRed21 unplaced genomic scaffold, ASM2621246v1 ptg002336l, whole genome shotgun sequence genome harbors these coding sequences:
- the LOC130804979 gene encoding protein FAR-RED IMPAIRED RESPONSE 1-like: protein MQEETGFLKTLCACVCHLEIEPAEFEERWNKTRNKWIPVYFRDVFLGGIMRTTSRSKSENNFSCSFINPQVSLVEFYLRYEAAIDAQRHTQDQNYNDSKHKYHECKTPLGIEKHASHLYTNSVFYEFQYEVEIACFSCGVDELKKENGLEVAKVSEGNRIRTFDVVLNPTNYDTTCSCKLFYRQGIPCRHMIWV, encoded by the exons ATGCAAGAAGAAACTGGTTTCCTAAAAACATTATGTGCTTGTGTTTGTCATCTTGAAATTGAACCTGCTGAGTTTGAAGAAAGGTGGAACAAG ACAAGGAACAAGTGGATTCCGGTGTATTTCAGAGATGTGTTCCTTGGAGGAATAATGCGTACAACATCAAGATCCAAAAGCGAAAACAACTTTTCCTGCTCCTTTATCAATCCTCAAGTGTCACTTGTTGAGTTTTACTTGAGATATGAAGCTGCAATTGATGCCCAGAGACACACTCAAGATCAGAATTATAACGATTCAAAGCACAAATACCACGAGTGCAAAACACCACTAGGGATAGAAAAGCATGCCTCACATTTATATACTAACTCTGTCTTTTATGAATTTCAATATGAGGTTGAAATTGCTTGTTTTTCTTGTGGTGTTGATGAATTGAAGAAAGAAAATGGATTGGAAGTTGCAAAAGTAAGTGAAGGAAATCGGATTAGAACATTTGATGTTGTGCTTAATCCAACTAACTATGACACCACATGTTCTTGCAAGCTATTTTATAGACAAGGAATTCCATGTAGACATATGATTTgggtttga
- the LOC130804978 gene encoding uncharacterized protein LOC130804978, with protein sequence MDRNMPEGPDFIQDSIDSLRVVQENMKAAQSRQKSYADNRRRALQFDEGDKLRKYIHDPSHVLVNEPLQSDENLAYEERPIRILDHQVKELRNKRIPKVKVLWSNHHVEEATWESEIDMRERYPQLFIGSSFGT encoded by the exons atggacCGAAATATGCCTGAAGGGCCAGATTTTATccaagactctattgatagcttgagGGTGGTACAAGAGAACATGAAGGCAGCACAAAGTAGACAGaagagttatgcagacaacCGTCGCAGAGCTTTGCAATTTGATGAAGGTGAtaaa ttgagaaagtatatccacgaTCCATCACATGTGTTAGTTAACGAACCCCTCCAAAGTGATGAAAACCTagcttatgaagaaagaccaattagaattttaGATCAtcaagtgaaagaattgaggaataaaagaatacctAAAGTTAAAGTGCTATGGTCGAACCATCATGTCGAAGAAGCAACCTGGGAAAGCGAAATTGATATGAGAGAACGCTATCCCCAGTTGTTCATAGGTTCAAGTTTCGGGACGTAA